From Denitrovibrio acetiphilus DSM 12809, the proteins below share one genomic window:
- a CDS encoding transporter substrate-binding domain-containing protein, which yields MKKIVVTLLVFAMACVTAFANDNSLWEKSTLNQVLKRGELRVGMEAGYMPFELKNKKGEIIGFDVDMAKELAKEMGVKLTLVNTAWDGIISSLLTDKYDIIMSGMTITPQRNLQVNFADPYIVVGQTILIRKELAGKIKSYKDLNDPKYTVATKLGVTGDYATKKYIGNAKINLFETEQEGAMEVVNGKADAFVYDLPYNSLYFAQNSKNLAFLNVPFTYEPLAWAIRKGDPDFMNFLNNILVQMKGDGRYQKIYDKWFGTDQWLKDIQQ from the coding sequence ATGAAAAAAATTGTTGTTACTCTACTCGTTTTTGCAATGGCTTGTGTTACAGCTTTTGCAAATGACAATTCCCTTTGGGAAAAGTCCACTCTGAATCAGGTACTCAAAAGAGGTGAGCTCAGAGTTGGTATGGAAGCAGGCTATATGCCATTTGAACTTAAAAACAAAAAGGGTGAAATCATCGGCTTTGACGTCGATATGGCTAAAGAACTTGCCAAAGAGATGGGTGTTAAGCTTACACTCGTGAACACCGCATGGGATGGTATCATCTCTTCTCTGCTTACTGACAAGTATGACATCATCATGTCCGGTATGACCATTACTCCACAGAGAAACCTTCAGGTCAACTTTGCTGACCCGTACATCGTAGTCGGTCAGACAATCCTCATCAGAAAAGAGCTCGCAGGCAAGATCAAAAGCTATAAAGACCTCAACGACCCTAAATACACTGTAGCGACAAAGCTTGGTGTCACAGGGGACTATGCAACAAAAAAATATATAGGCAACGCTAAGATAAACCTTTTTGAAACAGAGCAGGAAGGCGCTATGGAAGTTGTTAACGGCAAAGCAGATGCTTTCGTTTATGACCTTCCATACAACTCACTCTATTTTGCTCAGAACTCAAAAAACCTTGCTTTCCTTAATGTGCCTTTCACGTATGAACCACTTGCTTGGGCGATCAGAAAAGGTGACCCTGATTTCATGAACTTCCTTAACAACATTCTTGTTCAGATGAAAGGTGACGGAAGATATCAGAAAATCTACGACAAGTGGTTTGGCACTGACCAATGGCTTAAAGATATACAGCAGTAA